In one Sporomusa sphaeroides DSM 2875 genomic region, the following are encoded:
- the rpsU gene encoding 30S ribosomal protein S21, whose protein sequence is MSEVKVGKNETLDSALRRFKRTCQKAGVLAEVRKREHYEKPSVKRKKKSEAARKRKFN, encoded by the coding sequence ATGTCTGAAGTAAAAGTAGGCAAAAATGAAACGCTTGACAGCGCACTCCGCCGGTTCAAGCGTACCTGCCAAAAAGCCGGGGTTCTTGCGGAAGTTAGAAAACGCGAGCATTATGAGAAACCCAGCGTAAAACGCAAGAAGAAATCCGAAGCAGCACGTAAACGTAAGTTTAACTAG
- a CDS encoding GatB/YqeY domain-containing protein encodes MSIKDKLTEDMKQAMKDREAGKFRLSVIRMVRASIKNLEIDKKRELSEEEVLDVLAKEVKMRRDSIEEFKKGNRPDLVENLEQEVDILMQYLPQQLSEQEVRALVTEAVTESQAASAKDMGKVMAILMPKVKGRADGKLVNSIVREFLNQ; translated from the coding sequence ATGTCTATTAAAGACAAGCTAACAGAAGATATGAAGCAGGCTATGAAGGATAGAGAAGCTGGAAAATTTCGGCTTTCCGTTATTCGCATGGTTCGCGCCAGTATCAAAAATCTAGAAATTGACAAGAAAAGAGAACTTTCTGAAGAGGAAGTTCTGGACGTACTGGCTAAAGAAGTCAAAATGCGCCGGGATTCGATTGAAGAGTTTAAAAAAGGTAATCGTCCTGATTTGGTTGAGAACCTTGAACAAGAAGTCGACATTCTGATGCAGTACCTTCCTCAACAATTGAGTGAACAAGAAGTGCGGGCTCTTGTGACTGAAGCTGTTACAGAGTCTCAAGCTGCCAGCGCCAAAGATATGGGCAAGGTTATGGCTATATTGATGCCAAAAGTTAAGGGTCGTGCTGACGGTAAGCTCGTAAACAGCATTGTGCGCGAGTTCTTAAATCAGTAG
- a CDS encoding NfeD family protein — MRHIAYHKMVIIVIAALFTLFLAERPIAAATGPVISISIKGEINGGQAALVHKAMTDAGSKQAQAVLIEIDTFGGLVDSAVSIRDMIINSPVPTICYIKNRAWSAGALIAVSHKHIAIAPGGSIGAAEPIPTTEKTVAALKAEFAATANRTGRNPQVAEAMVDKSLGFPGYAEPGQILALTDYQAIKVGYADIVAPDRETVLAHYGLAGNEVIEYVPGWQENVAGWLSNPTVKSFLMSIIFLAVLTEIKTAGMGVAALIGVIAAVLFFGSQWLTGIAGWLEIILFLGGLALILFELYTPGVGIFGISGIIAVFASLFLTLGANAAAINMLAISLLVAIVVFLLLLKRLPSSKLWSRLILKDAATKNAGFSSSQDYSVYLNKTGITPTGLRPAGAMIIDGVQLDVVSEGQFVEPNTLVKVVNITGNRIVVRPVNS; from the coding sequence ATGAGGCATATTGCGTATCATAAAATGGTAATTATTGTAATAGCGGCCCTGTTTACCCTGTTCCTTGCAGAAAGGCCGATAGCGGCTGCCACCGGGCCTGTCATCAGTATATCTATCAAAGGAGAAATCAATGGTGGTCAGGCGGCGCTTGTTCATAAAGCTATGACTGATGCCGGCAGCAAACAGGCGCAGGCTGTTTTAATTGAGATCGATACCTTTGGCGGTTTGGTGGATTCGGCTGTCAGTATCCGTGATATGATCATCAACTCGCCTGTGCCGACTATCTGTTATATCAAGAACCGTGCATGGTCGGCGGGAGCGTTGATTGCAGTTTCGCATAAGCATATTGCGATAGCGCCAGGCGGCAGTATCGGTGCAGCAGAACCCATACCAACAACCGAGAAGACAGTGGCTGCCTTAAAAGCTGAATTTGCGGCCACGGCCAACCGGACCGGGCGCAATCCTCAGGTGGCTGAAGCTATGGTAGACAAATCACTGGGGTTTCCGGGCTATGCTGAACCTGGTCAAATACTGGCCCTTACTGATTATCAGGCCATCAAAGTAGGTTATGCCGACATTGTTGCGCCTGACAGGGAAACCGTGCTTGCGCATTATGGCTTAGCCGGCAATGAAGTCATCGAATATGTGCCAGGCTGGCAGGAAAATGTGGCAGGATGGCTGTCTAATCCTACGGTTAAATCATTTCTGATGTCAATCATATTTTTAGCAGTATTAACAGAAATCAAAACAGCCGGGATGGGAGTTGCCGCTTTAATTGGTGTCATTGCCGCCGTACTTTTCTTTGGCAGTCAGTGGCTTACCGGAATTGCCGGATGGCTGGAAATTATTCTGTTTCTCGGCGGGCTGGCGCTTATCCTGTTTGAACTTTACACACCAGGTGTGGGGATCTTTGGCATTAGTGGTATTATCGCCGTATTTGCCAGCTTATTTTTAACACTGGGAGCCAATGCCGCTGCTATTAACATGCTGGCAATAAGCTTGCTGGTTGCCATTGTGGTGTTTTTGCTACTCTTAAAACGCCTGCCTTCCAGCAAGTTATGGTCACGGTTGATTTTAAAAGATGCTGCGACCAAAAATGCCGGTTTTAGCAGCAGCCAAGATTATAGCGTGTATTTGAATAAAACAGGTATAACGCCTACAGGGCTTCGGCCTGCCGGTGCGATGATTATTGATGGTGTCCAACTTGATGTAGTGTCTGAGGGGCAATTTGTTGAGCCTAATACATTAGTTAAGGTGGTGAATATAACCGGAAACCGTATTGTCGTCCGTCCTGTAAATTCTTAA
- the floA gene encoding flotillin-like protein FloA (flotillin-like protein involved in membrane lipid rafts), whose protein sequence is MLSALIGSALFVFLVIVAIGVFLHFVPLGLWISALAAGVNVGIFTLVGMRLRRVPPAQIVLPLIKANKAGLGVNVNQLEAHFLAGGDVDKVIDALIAAHRAEIPLPFERSAAIDLAGRNVLEAVQMSVNPKVIETPFVSAVAKNGIELKVKARVTVRANIDRLVGGAGEATILARVGEGVVTTVGSTDDHKEVLANPDHISRTVLTKGLDSGTAFEILSIDIADVDVGRNIGAELLTDQAEAEKRIAQAKAEERRAMAVAQEQEMRAFTQEMQAKVVEAQADVPKALAVALKEGRIGVMDYYNMNNVLADTQMRETIAKAGPAGTADNTDEPRK, encoded by the coding sequence ATGTTGTCAGCTTTAATTGGTAGTGCTTTATTTGTTTTCCTGGTGATTGTCGCGATAGGTGTATTCCTGCATTTCGTGCCTCTGGGGCTGTGGATTTCAGCTTTGGCAGCCGGAGTCAATGTCGGAATCTTTACCCTTGTTGGTATGCGCTTACGGCGGGTACCTCCCGCGCAGATTGTATTGCCGCTAATTAAGGCTAATAAAGCCGGGCTGGGTGTAAATGTAAACCAGTTGGAAGCTCATTTCTTGGCCGGCGGTGATGTTGACAAGGTAATTGATGCACTGATTGCCGCTCACCGTGCGGAAATTCCTTTGCCTTTTGAGCGTTCGGCAGCTATTGATTTGGCCGGCCGTAACGTGCTTGAGGCAGTACAAATGAGTGTTAACCCGAAAGTGATTGAGACACCCTTTGTTTCTGCTGTAGCCAAAAACGGGATTGAACTTAAAGTAAAAGCCCGGGTTACTGTACGAGCCAATATTGACCGCCTGGTAGGCGGCGCAGGGGAAGCCACTATTTTGGCCCGTGTCGGTGAAGGGGTTGTTACCACTGTTGGTTCAACCGATGACCATAAAGAGGTATTGGCCAACCCTGACCATATCTCGCGCACTGTACTGACTAAAGGCTTGGACTCAGGCACGGCGTTTGAGATTCTGTCCATTGATATTGCCGACGTTGATGTTGGTCGCAATATTGGCGCTGAACTCTTAACAGACCAGGCAGAAGCCGAGAAACGTATTGCTCAGGCTAAAGCCGAGGAACGCCGGGCAATGGCGGTGGCGCAAGAACAGGAAATGCGCGCCTTCACCCAGGAAATGCAAGCCAAGGTAGTAGAAGCCCAGGCTGATGTCCCTAAAGCTCTGGCTGTTGCTTTGAAAGAAGGCCGGATTGGTGTGATGGATTACTATAATATGAACAATGTACTGGCAGATACCCAGATGCGGGAGACTATTGCCAAAGCTGGCCCGGCAGGTACAGCCGATAATACAGATGAACCTCGAAAATAG
- a CDS encoding ATP-binding protein, giving the protein MLEYKGRLTYAKGTYMEFVVAPNQDVDFGDILVVEGKNNDRFYIRAYDFKIKSRWSGMNGVSYLMSKLDENGQVVNQEELDFYLGGNHTVKLGIAEQLCYADGQGQLFNPKTCPDFFCEVRGLTTDDTALLNEMKGDLEIGYLKSGREVLKLPVGIFGSKAITEHIGIFGTTGSGKSNLVKVLSSSIIDSENYGLLIFDVHNEYYRDLSLHPRVKERLVVYNTTPEHPHNNVQKLALNYSEVEPEDITACATFSEPQLDAIYKLASVWQERWMDYVLHYDVDDIIEEIAGSTGQKFQSRTISKIKSICWNLEQELNISNESHLNNGLTAIEHMLTNLEQGKVVLVELKNISPVGEQALSTLLSKKMLLHYAGKSEPELSRAKPVLIVLEEAHRFLGKKEQSTQNVFARLVSEARKFNIGLCVVDQQPRLLADKVLSQLNTLFILGLASKADRGKLEAMCRKDILQQRNEIKNLDCGEMIVATNYMRFAAPVKVHKFEEYLTRMCPDASLAATVNLLQAPI; this is encoded by the coding sequence ATGTTGGAATATAAAGGACGCCTTACTTATGCAAAAGGCACCTATATGGAATTTGTCGTTGCTCCTAATCAGGATGTTGATTTTGGTGATATTTTAGTGGTTGAAGGGAAAAATAATGATAGGTTCTATATTCGGGCTTATGATTTTAAAATTAAATCACGCTGGTCAGGAATGAATGGTGTCAGCTATTTAATGAGCAAACTGGATGAGAATGGACAGGTGGTTAATCAGGAAGAACTTGATTTTTATTTAGGCGGCAACCATACGGTAAAGCTTGGTATTGCTGAACAACTTTGTTACGCCGACGGCCAGGGTCAGCTATTTAATCCCAAAACCTGTCCGGATTTTTTCTGCGAAGTTCGCGGCCTGACAACCGATGATACGGCTTTGTTGAATGAAATGAAGGGTGATCTTGAAATCGGGTATCTGAAAAGCGGCCGTGAAGTGTTGAAGCTGCCTGTCGGTATATTCGGCTCTAAAGCCATTACCGAACATATCGGTATCTTCGGCACAACCGGGTCTGGCAAAAGCAATCTGGTAAAGGTCCTTTCCAGCTCTATTATCGACAGCGAGAATTACGGACTGCTCATATTTGATGTTCATAATGAGTATTATCGTGATTTATCCCTGCATCCTCGCGTGAAAGAGCGTTTGGTTGTTTATAATACCACCCCTGAACATCCTCATAATAATGTACAAAAGCTAGCGCTCAATTATAGCGAAGTAGAGCCGGAGGATATTACTGCCTGTGCTACTTTCAGCGAACCCCAGCTTGATGCGATTTATAAACTGGCTTCTGTTTGGCAGGAACGCTGGATGGACTATGTGTTACATTATGATGTGGATGATATTATTGAAGAAATAGCCGGCTCAACCGGGCAAAAATTTCAATCACGGACAATCAGTAAAATTAAAAGCATCTGCTGGAATCTGGAACAAGAGCTGAATATTAGTAATGAAAGCCATTTGAATAACGGTCTTACCGCCATCGAACACATGCTAACCAACCTGGAACAAGGCAAAGTTGTACTTGTTGAACTAAAAAATATCTCTCCTGTCGGTGAACAGGCTTTATCAACCCTTTTATCAAAAAAAATGCTGCTGCATTACGCCGGTAAGTCTGAACCTGAACTTTCCCGGGCGAAACCGGTATTAATTGTACTGGAAGAGGCACATCGCTTTTTGGGTAAAAAGGAACAAAGCACACAAAATGTTTTTGCCCGGCTAGTTAGTGAGGCCAGAAAATTTAATATCGGCTTATGTGTTGTTGATCAGCAGCCCCGCTTGTTAGCCGATAAAGTACTTTCCCAGCTAAACACTTTATTTATCCTGGGGCTTGCATCTAAAGCCGACCGAGGCAAACTGGAGGCGATGTGCCGTAAAGACATTTTGCAGCAGCGTAATGAAATTAAAAACCTGGATTGCGGTGAAATGATTGTAGCCACTAATTATATGCGGTTTGCTGCTCCGGTAAAAGTGCATAAATTTGAGGAATATTTAACCCGCATGTGTCCTGACGCTTCTTTGGCGGCAACAGTTAATCTGCTGCAGGCACCGATATAA
- the yqfC gene encoding sporulation protein YqfC has product MLRRRRNLQSLAGILEIPQDIILDLPRITMLGNKQLLVENHKGIIEYTPSLVRIKLSQGELYIYGETLTLGSLQAEQILIEGIVQEVKYDM; this is encoded by the coding sequence ATGTTGCGCCGTAGAAGAAATTTACAATCGTTGGCTGGAATTTTAGAAATACCGCAAGATATAATACTGGATTTACCAAGAATAACTATGCTTGGCAACAAGCAATTGCTGGTTGAAAATCATAAAGGGATTATTGAATATACCCCTTCACTTGTCCGTATCAAACTCAGCCAGGGAGAACTATATATTTATGGTGAAACACTAACACTTGGCAGCCTGCAGGCCGAACAAATCCTGATAGAAGGGATAGTGCAGGAGGTTAAGTATGATATGTAG
- the yqfD gene encoding sporulation protein YqfD: MICSTKYLRGAVKIQISGSMPERFINLCITEQILLWGISKNNEDIIAWIGLSDFFKIRPLVLCSRTKVKVLSHRGLPFVIKRIKRRKMMIVGVVLFILVLNILSSYIWFVEITGLKNIPEEGIRYVAYQQGLKAGAGKNGLNIKSIEREILLNIPEVAWVGVNFTGTRAIIEVVEKTMPKQEDKAPAHIVAAKDGVITEIIALAGQPAVKLGDTVKKGDLLVKGFIPEPVPAADAGQPHIISVPGELIRAKGIVKARVWYESYAEAERKEKSVIRTGNRQVAVTLKINDKELTFNATPNQPFTEFETEITQKHMPQWRNSGFTVESTITIYHEINSTLTEKPFEKARDEAHAKAIQLVQTSIPETAQILSRNYEILKTAEEDIVRVKVNVETIEDIGQTINISQ; the protein is encoded by the coding sequence ATGATATGTAGCACTAAATATCTGCGTGGTGCCGTAAAAATCCAGATAAGCGGCTCTATGCCGGAACGGTTTATTAATCTTTGCATCACAGAACAGATTTTATTATGGGGTATCAGCAAAAACAATGAAGATATTATTGCCTGGATAGGATTAAGTGATTTTTTTAAAATCCGGCCATTGGTGCTGTGCAGCCGTACTAAAGTAAAAGTACTGTCACATCGTGGCCTGCCGTTTGTAATCAAACGCATTAAACGCCGCAAGATGATGATTGTAGGAGTTGTTTTGTTTATCCTGGTGCTCAATATACTATCTTCCTATATTTGGTTTGTTGAAATTACAGGTTTGAAAAATATACCGGAAGAAGGGATCAGATATGTTGCCTATCAGCAAGGGCTAAAAGCGGGAGCCGGCAAGAATGGTCTGAATATCAAAAGCATTGAACGGGAAATATTACTCAATATTCCGGAAGTAGCATGGGTGGGTGTAAATTTTACCGGTACCAGGGCGATTATCGAAGTGGTGGAAAAAACCATGCCCAAACAGGAAGATAAAGCACCGGCCCATATCGTTGCTGCTAAAGACGGTGTTATTACCGAGATCATTGCTTTAGCCGGACAACCGGCAGTAAAACTGGGAGATACCGTAAAAAAAGGTGATTTACTGGTGAAAGGATTTATTCCTGAGCCGGTGCCTGCGGCTGATGCCGGCCAACCTCATATAATCAGCGTTCCCGGGGAACTGATAAGGGCTAAAGGTATTGTCAAAGCACGGGTGTGGTATGAAAGCTATGCCGAAGCTGAGCGCAAAGAAAAATCTGTTATCCGCACAGGCAATCGCCAGGTGGCTGTGACCCTGAAAATCAATGATAAGGAGTTAACCTTTAATGCCACGCCAAATCAGCCGTTCACGGAATTCGAAACCGAGATTACACAGAAACACATGCCTCAATGGAGGAATAGTGGGTTTACTGTCGAATCAACTATTACAATATATCATGAAATAAACTCGACCCTGACAGAGAAGCCTTTTGAGAAAGCCCGTGATGAAGCGCATGCCAAGGCTATTCAGCTAGTGCAAACCAGTATACCTGAAACAGCGCAGATATTATCACGTAATTATGAAATCCTAAAAACAGCCGAAGAGGATATTGTCAGAGTTAAAGTAAATGTAGAAACAATCGAAGATATTGGGCAGACTATAAATATTTCTCAGTAA
- a CDS encoding PhoH family protein: MVLGGIGCLEKRVSFADTKEAVAVLGRNDEFLGLISQHFASRITARGTEIVFDGGPQEVDNLIRLINELIYLYREGNPVTSHDVKYSIRMILAGQADFLHQMFADTILVSARGRHIKPKTFGQSRYLDAIRRNPITFGIGPAGTGKTYLAVAMAAFSLKNKQVEKIILTRPAVEAGEKLGFLPGDLQEKVDPYLRPLYDAMYDIMGVDTVQKHMTKNIIEVAPLAYMRGRTLEDSFIILDEAQNTTAEQMKMFLTRMGFGSKMVITGDITQIDLPLGVKSGLKHAQAVLDSVPGIALCTLDESDVVRHEIVSRIIKAYEQYGQK, translated from the coding sequence ATGGTATTAGGGGGCATTGGTTGTTTGGAGAAACGGGTTAGCTTTGCAGACACTAAAGAAGCAGTAGCAGTTTTAGGAAGAAATGATGAATTTTTAGGGTTAATCAGCCAGCATTTTGCCAGCAGGATAACGGCCAGAGGAACAGAAATAGTTTTCGACGGTGGACCGCAAGAAGTTGACAATCTTATCCGCTTGATTAACGAGCTGATTTATTTATATCGGGAGGGCAATCCGGTAACCAGCCACGATGTTAAATACAGCATCCGCATGATTTTGGCTGGTCAGGCAGATTTTCTTCATCAAATGTTTGCCGATACCATTCTCGTTAGTGCCAGGGGCCGTCATATTAAGCCAAAAACTTTCGGACAAAGCCGGTATTTAGATGCGATCCGGCGTAATCCTATTACCTTCGGAATAGGACCGGCAGGAACCGGGAAGACTTATCTTGCTGTTGCTATGGCAGCATTTTCCTTGAAAAATAAGCAGGTAGAGAAAATAATTCTGACAAGGCCGGCGGTAGAAGCCGGTGAAAAGCTTGGTTTTTTACCAGGTGATCTTCAGGAAAAGGTAGATCCCTATTTAAGACCGTTGTATGATGCCATGTATGATATCATGGGCGTAGATACTGTACAGAAACATATGACTAAAAACATTATCGAGGTAGCCCCTTTGGCCTATATGCGGGGACGGACACTGGAGGATTCTTTTATCATTCTGGATGAAGCGCAAAATACAACTGCTGAACAGATGAAAATGTTTCTGACCAGAATGGGGTTTGGCTCTAAAATGGTTATAACCGGCGATATAACGCAAATTGATTTGCCCTTAGGCGTTAAATCAGGCCTTAAGCATGCCCAAGCCGTACTGGACAGTGTTCCCGGTATTGCACTTTGTACTTTGGATGAAAGCGATGTAGTAAGGCATGAAATAGTCAGCCGAATCATCAAGGCTTATGAACAGTACGGTCAAAAGTAA
- a CDS encoding HD family phosphohydrolase, which produces MISVNNRLRKLFLKPGSIYTRPLVRRILMFVVFFVLYMVCLSADFIPEKVSLLVGEVSDRDVIAPRTVSYVDSAKTKKLEIEVLASVANVYDMDVAVMAKAEEDVKTIFRSAQAVLADNSLTTSEQKLEKLTHGLPVSLSSAVITGLIHLDEDGLVKTENYTTAILRKYLQRGIRDDDLEIARKQVVLEAEELGLNKNAETIVAGIAQTLIRPNFILNVRETDKRKQSALANIEPVRETVKKGQILVRRGDVVTSEQIHVMEELGLYAGNVNAARILGLAVFVLLVMGISMGYLYQFANSIHANDRYLILLGLIVLVTMIIAKVAHYYSDFAAPVAAGALLAAILIDARVGLVVGVIMAMFFGVIVEHDLRAVAAALIGGMTGVYSVTKMVHGYSLTKAGVSIAAVNFLVIGSTGLIEQLNGSEILLQGLFGAIGGILSAVITIGLLPYLENAFNITTPVKLLDLAKPNHPLLQRLLLDAPGTYHHSVLVGNLAETAAVTVGADPVVVRVGAYYHDIGKTKRPYFFIENQAGSENPHDKIAPSLSTLIITSHIKDGLDLCRDYKLPQVITDIVQQHHGTTLVSYFYKRATEHEHGECVIEDDFRYEGPAPQTKEAALIMLADACEAAVRSIGKPNVNRIESTVRKIIRERLQDGQLDDCNLTLKDLKIIGDVYIRLLSSMFHSRIEYPEALKELERRKNKNGNNNKQPAGKDDDNVGDGVHVEPGTK; this is translated from the coding sequence ATGATATCGGTTAATAACAGGTTGCGAAAACTGTTTCTTAAGCCGGGAAGTATCTATACCCGGCCATTAGTGCGTCGAATCCTGATGTTTGTTGTGTTTTTTGTGCTGTATATGGTATGTTTGTCAGCTGATTTTATACCGGAAAAAGTATCACTGCTTGTTGGAGAAGTAAGTGACAGGGATGTAATTGCACCACGGACCGTATCTTATGTAGATAGTGCTAAAACTAAAAAACTTGAGATTGAGGTCCTGGCCAGTGTGGCTAATGTGTATGACATGGATGTTGCCGTTATGGCGAAAGCGGAAGAAGATGTCAAAACTATTTTTCGTTCAGCGCAGGCTGTTTTGGCAGACAACAGCCTGACTACCAGTGAGCAGAAATTGGAGAAACTAACGCACGGTTTACCTGTAAGTCTGTCAAGTGCCGTTATTACCGGTTTGATTCATTTGGATGAAGACGGCTTAGTAAAAACAGAAAACTACACTACAGCGATATTGCGCAAATATCTACAGCGTGGCATTAGGGATGATGACCTTGAAATTGCCAGAAAACAGGTAGTGCTGGAAGCTGAAGAATTAGGACTTAATAAAAATGCCGAGACGATAGTAGCCGGAATTGCGCAAACATTGATCAGACCTAACTTTATTTTAAATGTTCGCGAAACAGACAAACGTAAGCAGTCGGCGCTGGCCAATATTGAGCCTGTTCGGGAAACGGTTAAAAAGGGTCAGATACTGGTAAGGCGCGGCGATGTTGTTACAAGTGAACAAATTCATGTAATGGAAGAATTAGGACTTTATGCCGGCAATGTGAACGCAGCGCGGATCCTGGGGCTGGCTGTCTTTGTGTTATTGGTTATGGGAATTTCGATGGGGTATTTATATCAATTTGCCAATAGCATCCATGCCAACGACAGATACTTGATTTTGCTCGGCCTAATTGTTTTGGTCACTATGATAATTGCCAAAGTAGCCCATTATTATTCAGATTTTGCCGCACCGGTTGCCGCTGGTGCTCTCCTGGCGGCTATCCTTATCGATGCACGGGTAGGGCTGGTTGTAGGTGTAATTATGGCTATGTTTTTTGGTGTAATTGTTGAACATGATTTAAGAGCAGTGGCTGCTGCGCTTATTGGTGGTATGACAGGTGTATACAGTGTAACCAAGATGGTTCATGGTTACAGTCTAACCAAAGCCGGTGTTTCCATCGCGGCCGTCAATTTTTTGGTAATTGGGTCGACAGGCCTTATTGAGCAGCTTAACGGCAGTGAAATCTTGCTGCAGGGGCTGTTTGGCGCCATTGGCGGAATACTTTCTGCCGTAATTACAATCGGGCTTTTGCCTTACCTTGAAAATGCCTTCAATATTACTACACCGGTAAAGCTTCTGGATCTAGCCAAACCCAACCATCCGCTATTGCAGCGACTGCTGTTGGATGCGCCGGGAACCTACCATCATAGTGTACTTGTTGGCAACCTGGCTGAGACGGCTGCCGTTACGGTAGGTGCCGATCCTGTTGTTGTCCGGGTAGGGGCCTATTATCATGACATTGGTAAAACCAAAAGACCGTATTTTTTCATTGAAAACCAGGCAGGCAGCGAAAACCCGCACGACAAAATTGCACCATCGCTGAGTACCTTGATTATTACTTCACATATTAAGGATGGCCTTGATCTGTGCCGGGATTATAAGCTGCCGCAGGTAATAACAGATATTGTTCAGCAACATCATGGCACAACACTTGTATCCTATTTTTATAAGCGGGCAACAGAACACGAGCATGGTGAATGTGTTATTGAAGACGATTTTCGTTATGAAGGGCCGGCACCGCAAACGAAAGAGGCGGCGCTTATTATGCTGGCCGATGCCTGTGAAGCGGCAGTGCGGTCAATTGGCAAACCAAATGTTAACCGGATTGAGTCTACTGTGCGGAAAATTATCCGGGAAAGGTTGCAAGACGGTCAGCTTGACGATTGTAATCTTACCTTAAAAGATCTGAAGATAATTGGCGATGTTTATATCCGTCTGTTGTCAAGCATGTTTCACAGCCGTATCGAATACCCTGAAGCTTTAAAAGAGCTTGAGAGGAGAAAAAACAAGAATGGAAATAATAATAAACAACCTGCAGGAAAAGATGACGATAACGTCGGCGATGGAGTGCATGTTGAACCAGGTACTAAATAA
- the ybeY gene encoding rRNA maturation RNase YbeY — MTITSAMECMLNQVLNKAAEVYGLEPQAEVSVVLADDEYIHQLNRQYRGKDKPTDVLSFAMNDHCKGTHEPDINQIPADIEILLGDIIISLETAARQAGEYGHSLERELAYLTVHGMLHLLGYDHEEAEEQQEMRREEEHVLSLLGITREQSLPVCK, encoded by the coding sequence ATGACGATAACGTCGGCGATGGAGTGCATGTTGAACCAGGTACTAAATAAGGCGGCTGAGGTATATGGATTAGAGCCCCAGGCCGAAGTCAGCGTAGTATTGGCTGATGATGAATATATTCACCAGCTCAATCGCCAGTACCGGGGTAAAGATAAGCCTACCGATGTATTATCCTTTGCAATGAATGATCATTGCAAAGGCACTCATGAGCCGGATATTAACCAGATTCCGGCTGATATTGAGATTTTGCTTGGTGATATTATTATATCGCTGGAGACGGCCGCCCGGCAGGCCGGGGAATATGGACACAGCTTGGAGCGGGAGCTGGCGTATTTAACAGTTCACGGCATGCTGCATCTTCTGGGCTATGATCATGAGGAGGCAGAAGAACAACAGGAAATGCGCCGGGAAGAAGAACATGTTTTATCCCTTCTCGGTATTACGCGCGAGCAATCGCTGCCGGTATGCAAATAA
- a CDS encoding diacylglycerol kinase: protein MQIIAAFRYAIAGIVYCVRKERHMKIHITAALLVLAAAWNWRLSRIELAVLIVTIAAVMAVEMINTAIEALVDKVSPEFHPLAKAAKDAAAGAVLVQALAAVGVGYVLFWDKLFK, encoded by the coding sequence ATGCAAATAATAGCGGCATTTAGATATGCCATTGCCGGTATTGTTTATTGTGTGCGCAAAGAACGGCATATGAAGATCCATATAACGGCTGCTCTGCTCGTACTTGCCGCAGCCTGGAATTGGAGACTGAGCCGTATTGAACTGGCTGTTTTAATTGTTACGATTGCTGCTGTAATGGCTGTTGAGATGATAAATACGGCGATAGAGGCGCTTGTCGATAAAGTTTCGCCGGAGTTTCACCCGTTGGCCAAAGCGGCTAAAGATGCCGCTGCCGGAGCCGTGCTGGTTCAGGCATTGGCTGCCGTAGGTGTTGGCTATGTTTTATTCTGGGACAAATTGTTTAAATAG
- a CDS encoding cytidine deaminase: protein MEELGKAAVKAREQAYVPYSKFKVGAAVQGKSGQIFTGCNIENASYGLSNCAERTAIFKAVSAGETELTTIAVVADTPGPVSPCGACRQVMAEFGISQIILMNLKGDRRLVTMDELLPFSFAKVDFYKDGDNNE from the coding sequence ATGGAGGAACTGGGTAAAGCCGCTGTCAAGGCCAGAGAACAGGCTTATGTGCCTTATTCCAAATTTAAGGTAGGAGCGGCAGTACAGGGGAAGAGCGGACAGATTTTTACGGGCTGCAATATCGAGAATGCTTCCTATGGTCTGTCTAACTGTGCTGAGCGCACGGCTATTTTCAAAGCCGTATCGGCAGGAGAAACAGAACTTACAACAATAGCCGTAGTGGCTGATACGCCCGGTCCGGTCTCTCCCTGCGGTGCCTGCCGGCAGGTTATGGCTGAATTTGGCATTAGCCAAATTATTTTAATGAACCTTAAAGGCGATCGGCGGCTGGTTACTATGGATGAGCTGTTACCCTTTAGTTTTGCTAAAGTTGATTTTTATAAAGACGGTGATAATAATGAATAA